The following are encoded together in the Macadamia integrifolia cultivar HAES 741 chromosome 10, SCU_Mint_v3, whole genome shotgun sequence genome:
- the LOC122090951 gene encoding protein trichome birefringence-like 6, producing the protein MQRQRSFSVKPTRLLVLSFIVSFSLLLLVVFSIWLLRDGPSITQETHIQLNTPTLIPGLAPIKVGGSTGFSGNFSVGEVNKSFHFDAHFDESDESTENAVVSVDEKVEDEENGFTVTNDRNSTEAGKGSLESEQHSKPENSSEKIEVLDGQRIEAKKSECDVTNGKWVFDENYPLYTNISCPFIDEGFNCQANGRWDRDYMKWRWQPHECNIPRFDAVKMLELIRGKRLVFVGDSINRNQWESMLCLLRGAITDPKRVYETHGRRITKERGYYSFKFVDYQCTVEYYVTHFLVHESKARVGRKRVQTLRIDTIDRGSSRWRGADILVFYTAHWWNHYKTKAGVNYYQEGDQVHPYLEALTAFRRALMTWASWVDKHINPRKTQVFFQSSVPSHFRGGQWNSGGHCGEAIRPLNDTLHVNYPARNVIVEEVIQQMKTPVTFLNVTGLSEYRIDGHPSVYGRKQAKSNPSRAQDCSHWCLPGVPDIWNELLYFYLQSRQKGSSLE; encoded by the exons ATGCAGAGGCAGAGGAGTTTCTCCGTCAAGCCCACAAGACTTCTAGTCCTCTCCTTTATCgtctctttctcccttcttctcctcgTCGTCTTCTCCATCTGGCTTCTCAGAGACGGCCCTTCAATAACTCAAGAAACCCATATCCAGCTCAATACACCCACCCTTATTCCTGGTCTAGCACCCATCAAAGTTGGTGGGTCGACGGGGTTCAGTGGAAACTTTAGTGTGGGTGAGGTGAACAAATCATTTCATTTTGATGCCCATTTCGATGAATCAGATGAGTCTACTGAGAATGCTGTGGTTTCAGTTGATGAGAAGGTTGAGGATGAAGAGAATGGGTTTACAGTCACAAACGATAGGAACAGTACTGAAGCTGGAAAGGGTTCCTTGGAAAGTGAGCAACACAGCAAACCTGAAAATTCTTCCGAGAAAATTGAAGTTTTAGATGGTCAGAGGATTGAAGCGAAGAAAAGTGAATGTGATGTTACAAATGGGAAATGGGTTTTTGATGAGAACTACCCCCTGTATACGAATATTTCTTGTCCCTTCATAGATGAAGGTTTTAATTGTCAAGCTAATGGAAGATGGGATCGTGATTATATGAAGTGGAGATGGCAACcacatgaatgcaacatcccaAG GTTCGATGCAGTGAAAATGCTGGAACTGATTAGAGGGAAGAGATTGGTTTTTGTCGGTGATTCAATTAACAGGAACCAGTGGGAATCCATGCTATGTTTATTAAGAGGAGCCATCACTGATCCAAAGAGGGTTTATGAGACCCATGGACGGCGGATCACAAAGGAGAGGGGATATTACAGCTTCAAATTTGTG GACTATCAATGTACAGTTGAATACTATGTTACCCACTTCTTGGTTCATGAGAGCAAGGCTAGAGTGGGGCGTAAGAGGGTCCAAACTCTGCGAATTGACACCATTGATAGGGGCTCTTCAAGATGGAGAGGAGCTGATATTCTAGTTTTCTACACTGCACATTGGTGGAACCATTACAAAACAAAAGCTGG GGTGAATTACTATCAGGAAGGGGACCAAGTTCATCCCTATCTTGAGGCTTTGACGGCTTTCAGAAGAGCTCTGATGACATGGGCATCATGGGTTGATAAACATATCAATCCAAGAAAAACCCAAGTTTTCTTTCAAAGTTCAGTCCCTTCCCATTTCAG GGGCGGCCAGTGGAACTCTGGGGGACACTGTGGGGAGGCCATTCGACCACTTAATGATACCTTACATGTAAACTACCCTGCAAGGAATGTAATTGTGGAGGAGGTCATACAGCAAATGAAGACTCCTGTAACTTTCTTGAATGTAACTGGTTTATCAGAATATAGGATTGATGGTCATCCATCAgtatatggaagaaaacaagcAAAGAGCAACCCTTCTAGAGCTCAAGATTGTAGTCATTGGTGCCTTCCTGGTGTTCCTGATATCTGGAATGAATTGTTGTATTTCTACTTGCAGTCTAGACAAAAAGGCAGCTCCCTTGAGTAG